A single region of the Brassica rapa cultivar Chiifu-401-42 chromosome A03, CAAS_Brap_v3.01, whole genome shotgun sequence genome encodes:
- the LOC103858766 gene encoding poly [ADP-ribose] polymerase 2 isoform X2: MANKLKVDELRGKLAERGLSTTGLKSVLVERLEEAIAEEAKKDESKRKRKRTVDSSDGDDESNKLIAIGELRAMNVKELREEAGKRGLATTGTKKVLLERLCNDANNDSSASVKSDGAEDDDDGFEEEKKEEKIVTATKKGAAVLDQWIPDNIKSQYHVLQRGDDVYDAMLNQTNVRDNNNKFFVLQVLESDNKKTYMVYFRWGRVGVKGQSKLDGPFHSWDRAIEIFSNKFLDKTKNFWSDRKEFIPHTKSYTWLEMDYGKDDNDSAVVNDVPKSSSEVKPEESKLDPQVAKFISLICNVSMMAQHMMEIGYNANKLPLGKLSKSTITKGYEVLKRISEVMSRFDRARLEELSGEFYTVIPHDFGFKKMSQFVIDTPQKLKQKIEMVEALGEIELATKLLSIDPGLMDDPLYYHYQQLNCGLTPVGADSEEFSMVANYMENTHAKTHSGYTVEISQLFRASRAGEADRFQQFSSSKNRMLLWHGSRLTNWAGILSQGLRIAPPEAPVTGYMFGKGVYFADMFSKSANYCYANSGANDGVLLLCEVALGDMNELLNSDYNADKLPPGKLSTKGVGRTAPNPSEAKTLEDGVVVPLGKPVDHSSSKGTLLYNEYIVYNTEQIKMRYVIQVKFNYKY, from the exons ATGGCGAACAAGCTCAAAGTCGACGAACTCCGTGGAAAGCTCGCCGAGCGCGGACTCAGCACCACCGGACTCAAATCCGTTCTG GTGGAGAGGCTCGAAGAGGCTATCGCGGAAGAAGCGAAGAAGGACGAAtcgaagaggaagaggaaacgAACCGTTGATTCATCGGACGGTGATGATGAATCGAACAAATTGATTGCGATTGGGGAGCTTCGTGCGATGAATGTGAAGGAGCTGCGCGAGGAAGCTGGTAAGAGAGGCTTAGCTACAACTGGTACCAAAAAGGTGCTTCTCGAGAGGCTCTGCAACGACGCAAACAATGATTCCAGTGCCTCAGTCAAGTCAG ATGGAGCTGAAGACGACGATGATGGCTTtgaggaagaaaagaaagaagagaaaatcgTAACTGCCACAAAGAAGGGAGCAGCGGTGTTGGATCAGTGGATTCCTGATAACATAAAAAGCCAGTACCATGTTCTACAAAGG GGTGATGATGTTTATGATGCCATGTTGAATCAGACGAATGTCAGGGATAATAATAACAAGTTCTTTGTCCTACAAGTGCTAG AGTCTGATAACAAGAAAACATATATGGTCTACTTCAGATGGGGAAGAGTTGGTGTGAAAGGACAGAGTAAACTAGACGGGCCTTTCCACTCATGGGATCGAGCAATAGAAATATTTAGCAATAAGTTCCTTGATAAGACAAAGAATTTTTGGTCTGACAGAAAGGAGTTTATACCTCATACTAAGTCCTATACATGGCTCGAAATGGACTATGGCAAAGACGATAATGATTCAGCTGTT GTCAATGATGTTCCCAAATCATCTTCTGAAGTTAAACCGGAGGAATCAAAACTAGATCCCCAGGTTGCCAAGTTCATCTCTCTTATATGCAATGTAAGCATGATGGCACAGCACATGATGGAAATAG GATACAACGCTAACAAATTGCCACTTGGCAAGCTAAGCAAGTCCACAATAACAAAG GGTTATGAAGTGTTGAAGAGAATCTCGGAGGTAATGAGCCGGTTTGATAGAGCGAGGCTTGAGGAACTCAGTGG AGAGTTCTATACTGTGATACCTCATGATTTTGGTTTCAAGAAAATGA GTCAGTTTGTTATAGACACTCCCCAAAAGTTGAAACAGAAAATAGAAATG GTTGAAGCATTAGGTGAAATCGAACTTGCGACAAAGTTGCTGTCCATCGACCCGGGATTGATG GATGATCCTTTGTATTATCACTACCAGCAACTTAATTGTGGATTGACGCCAGTAGGAGCCGATTCAGAAGAGTTCTCTATG GTTGCCAATTACATGGAGAACACTCATGCAAAAACGCATTCGGGATACACAGTTGAGATTTCTCAGCTATTTAGAGCTTCAAGAGCTGGTGAAGCTGATCGATTCCAACAG TTCTCAAGTTCGAAGAATAGGATGCTACTTTGGCATGGGTCACGTCTCACTAACTGGGCTGGTATCTTATCTCAAG GTCTTCGGATAGCTCCTCCTGAAGCACCAGTAACTGGTTACATGTTCGGAAAAGGGGTTTACTTTGCTGACATGTTCTCCAAGAGTGCAAACTATTGCTACGCTAACAGTGGTGCTAATGACGGCGTCCTGCTCCTCTGCGAG GTTGCTTTGGGAGACATGAATGAGCTTCTGAATTCGGATTATAACGCGGATAAATTGCCTCCGGGGAAGCTAAG CACAAAAGGTGTGGGGAGAACAGCACCAAACCCATCAGAGGCTAAGACACTAGAAGACGGTGTTGTTGTTCCACTTGGCAAACCAGTGGATCATTCAAGCTCCAAG GGGACTTTATTGTACAACGAGTACATTGTCTACAATACGGAACAAATCAAGATGCGATATGTGATCCAAGTCAAATTCAACTACAAGTACTGA
- the LOC103858765 gene encoding LOW QUALITY PROTEIN: putative S-adenosyl-L-methionine-dependent methyltransferase MAV_4873 (The sequence of the model RefSeq protein was modified relative to this genomic sequence to represent the inferred CDS: deleted 3 bases in 2 codons), giving the protein MIYLKPLVPSEVLSSSSSRFSDSSSLMQSLCAPPLHFPATAPRRRRILKTVARSARAELREDNDPLIQSAIHSASLRLGETNRTEPLFIDPYAACFLPPSTNKKPNIHKHQQQQHYCLATKFIDDKLLHTAKRIDGLKQVVLFTDGMDTRPYRLNWPSSTMIFDVSPQKVFDIASGKLQGVGARLPKGCMFFHLPVESGDIEQCLRSKGFSGNRPSIWAMQGLPLGSQSSFEAILSAVSSLAMNESYLIGELPIDIIDQSDLEKWMEKLFMSNGFKVQIVSYEEISVSLGVVLHSRGNHDKIMFIAQQLRFSDDQMEKWRQEFERVEEDGDEQGFEEL; this is encoded by the exons atgatCTACTTG AAACCTCTCGTTCCATCAGAGgtgttatcatcatcatcatccagaTTCAGCGAT TCATCATCACTGATGCAAAGTCTATGTGCTCCACCTCTGCACTTTCCGGCCACCGCACCCCGTCGCCGTCGAATTCTGAAAACCGTCGCTCGTTCAGCGAGGGCAGAGCTCAGAGAAGATAACGACCCTTTAATCCAGTCAGCTATACATTCAGCGTCTCTTCGTCTCGGAGAAACCAATCGAACAG AGCCTCTATTCATCGACCCTTATGCCGCTTGCTTCTTACCTCCTTCTACAAACAAGAAACCCAACATCCATAaacaccaacaacaacaacattacTGTCTTGCAACAAAGTTCATCGATGACAAGTTGTTACATACAGCGAAACGCATTGATGGACTAAAGCAG GTTGTCTTGTTCACAGATGGAATGGATACTCGTCCTTATAGGCTTAACTGGCCATCTTCTACTATGATCTTTGATGTTTCACCACAAAAGGTTTTCGATATAGCATCTGGCAAGCTTCAAG GTGTGGGAGCTAGGCTTCCTAAAGGTTGCATGTTCTTTCACCTTCCTGTGGAATCAGGAGACATAGAGCAATGTTTACGCTCAAAAGGGTTTAGTGGGAATCGACCAAGTATATGGGCAATGCAG GGCTTACCTCTTGGGTCGCAATCGAGCTTTGAAGCGATTTTATCAGCAGTTAGTAGCTTAGCCATGAATGAAAGCTATCTCATAGGAGAATTGCCTATAGATATCATAGACCAG TCTGATTTGGAAAAGTGGATGGAGAAGCTGTTCATGAGCAATGGTTTCAAGGTGCAGATAGTTAGCTATGAAGAGATCTCTGTGAGTTTAGGCGTTGTGTTACATTCACGAGGAAACCATGACAAGATTATGTTCATAGCACAACAGCTCAGGTTTTCTGATGATCAG ATGGAGAAATGGAGACAAGAGTTTGAGAGGGTGGAAGAAGATGGAGATGAACAGGGATTTGAAGAGCTCTGA
- the LOC103858766 gene encoding poly [ADP-ribose] polymerase 2 isoform X1, translating into MANKLKVDELRGKLAERGLSTTGLKSVLVERLEEAIAEEAKKDESKRKRKRTVDSSDGDDESNKLIAIGELRAMNVKELREEAGKRGLATTGTKKVLLERLCNDANNDSSASVKSGTDGAEDDDDGFEEEKKEEKIVTATKKGAAVLDQWIPDNIKSQYHVLQRGDDVYDAMLNQTNVRDNNNKFFVLQVLESDNKKTYMVYFRWGRVGVKGQSKLDGPFHSWDRAIEIFSNKFLDKTKNFWSDRKEFIPHTKSYTWLEMDYGKDDNDSAVVNDVPKSSSEVKPEESKLDPQVAKFISLICNVSMMAQHMMEIGYNANKLPLGKLSKSTITKGYEVLKRISEVMSRFDRARLEELSGEFYTVIPHDFGFKKMSQFVIDTPQKLKQKIEMVEALGEIELATKLLSIDPGLMDDPLYYHYQQLNCGLTPVGADSEEFSMVANYMENTHAKTHSGYTVEISQLFRASRAGEADRFQQFSSSKNRMLLWHGSRLTNWAGILSQGLRIAPPEAPVTGYMFGKGVYFADMFSKSANYCYANSGANDGVLLLCEVALGDMNELLNSDYNADKLPPGKLSTKGVGRTAPNPSEAKTLEDGVVVPLGKPVDHSSSKGTLLYNEYIVYNTEQIKMRYVIQVKFNYKY; encoded by the exons ATGGCGAACAAGCTCAAAGTCGACGAACTCCGTGGAAAGCTCGCCGAGCGCGGACTCAGCACCACCGGACTCAAATCCGTTCTG GTGGAGAGGCTCGAAGAGGCTATCGCGGAAGAAGCGAAGAAGGACGAAtcgaagaggaagaggaaacgAACCGTTGATTCATCGGACGGTGATGATGAATCGAACAAATTGATTGCGATTGGGGAGCTTCGTGCGATGAATGTGAAGGAGCTGCGCGAGGAAGCTGGTAAGAGAGGCTTAGCTACAACTGGTACCAAAAAGGTGCTTCTCGAGAGGCTCTGCAACGACGCAAACAATGATTCCAGTGCCTCAGTCAAGTCAG GGACAGATGGAGCTGAAGACGACGATGATGGCTTtgaggaagaaaagaaagaagagaaaatcgTAACTGCCACAAAGAAGGGAGCAGCGGTGTTGGATCAGTGGATTCCTGATAACATAAAAAGCCAGTACCATGTTCTACAAAGG GGTGATGATGTTTATGATGCCATGTTGAATCAGACGAATGTCAGGGATAATAATAACAAGTTCTTTGTCCTACAAGTGCTAG AGTCTGATAACAAGAAAACATATATGGTCTACTTCAGATGGGGAAGAGTTGGTGTGAAAGGACAGAGTAAACTAGACGGGCCTTTCCACTCATGGGATCGAGCAATAGAAATATTTAGCAATAAGTTCCTTGATAAGACAAAGAATTTTTGGTCTGACAGAAAGGAGTTTATACCTCATACTAAGTCCTATACATGGCTCGAAATGGACTATGGCAAAGACGATAATGATTCAGCTGTT GTCAATGATGTTCCCAAATCATCTTCTGAAGTTAAACCGGAGGAATCAAAACTAGATCCCCAGGTTGCCAAGTTCATCTCTCTTATATGCAATGTAAGCATGATGGCACAGCACATGATGGAAATAG GATACAACGCTAACAAATTGCCACTTGGCAAGCTAAGCAAGTCCACAATAACAAAG GGTTATGAAGTGTTGAAGAGAATCTCGGAGGTAATGAGCCGGTTTGATAGAGCGAGGCTTGAGGAACTCAGTGG AGAGTTCTATACTGTGATACCTCATGATTTTGGTTTCAAGAAAATGA GTCAGTTTGTTATAGACACTCCCCAAAAGTTGAAACAGAAAATAGAAATG GTTGAAGCATTAGGTGAAATCGAACTTGCGACAAAGTTGCTGTCCATCGACCCGGGATTGATG GATGATCCTTTGTATTATCACTACCAGCAACTTAATTGTGGATTGACGCCAGTAGGAGCCGATTCAGAAGAGTTCTCTATG GTTGCCAATTACATGGAGAACACTCATGCAAAAACGCATTCGGGATACACAGTTGAGATTTCTCAGCTATTTAGAGCTTCAAGAGCTGGTGAAGCTGATCGATTCCAACAG TTCTCAAGTTCGAAGAATAGGATGCTACTTTGGCATGGGTCACGTCTCACTAACTGGGCTGGTATCTTATCTCAAG GTCTTCGGATAGCTCCTCCTGAAGCACCAGTAACTGGTTACATGTTCGGAAAAGGGGTTTACTTTGCTGACATGTTCTCCAAGAGTGCAAACTATTGCTACGCTAACAGTGGTGCTAATGACGGCGTCCTGCTCCTCTGCGAG GTTGCTTTGGGAGACATGAATGAGCTTCTGAATTCGGATTATAACGCGGATAAATTGCCTCCGGGGAAGCTAAG CACAAAAGGTGTGGGGAGAACAGCACCAAACCCATCAGAGGCTAAGACACTAGAAGACGGTGTTGTTGTTCCACTTGGCAAACCAGTGGATCATTCAAGCTCCAAG GGGACTTTATTGTACAACGAGTACATTGTCTACAATACGGAACAAATCAAGATGCGATATGTGATCCAAGTCAAATTCAACTACAAGTACTGA
- the LOC103858764 gene encoding L-type lectin-domain containing receptor kinase IV.4, producing the protein MFVKLLTIVFFSLLSQFPESSSQALDFTYNGFLPPLTDISLEGIATVTPNGLLKLTNYTIQKTGHAFYTKPIRFKDLPNGTVSSFSTTFVFAIHSEIPSLSGYGMAFVVAPNPRLRYATASQYMGLFNITSDGNVTNHVFAIEFDTIQSPKFSDTDDNHVGIDINSLISVESSPAGYWDIKGQFKNLTLISRKRMQVWVDYDTHTHQIDVTMAPFRNDKPNKPLVSVVRDLSSVLLQDMFVGFSSATGSILSEHYVLGWSFRVKGNAPPLDLSKLPKLPRWERKRIYNIFKTWMPSVCIFLIPFLFISTIIILVRFVVKRRRKFKEELEDWETRLGKNRMKFKDLYYATEGFDEKDVLGSGGFGTVYRGVMLKTKKEIAVKRVSSKSHQGLKEFVSEVVSIGRMSHRNLVPLLGYCRRRDELLLVYEYMPNGSLDKYLHDSPEVTLDWKRRIKVIKGVASALFYLHEEWEQVVIHRDIKASNVLLDSEYNGRLGDFGLARLCGHGSDPQTTLVAGTWGYLAPDHVRTGRATTATDIFAFGVLLLEVACGRRPIEIQNENGDQRVFILDWVFGFWNEGNILDAKDTKLGTEYDRTEVEMVLKLGLLCSHSNPHARPTMRQVLHYLMGDATLPDLSPSDLRGNEMMRLEIHQGLSETGMFTCGSSMVNSIVSASSGR; encoded by the coding sequence ATGTTCGTGAAGCTCCTCACCATTGTCTTCTTCAGCCTACTCTCTCAGTTCCCAGAATCCTCTTCCCAAGCTCTTGACTTCACGTACAATGGCTTCCTTCCTCCTCTCACCGACATATCCCTCGAAGGGATCGCCACTGTCACGCCCAACGGTCTCTTGAAGCTAACCAACTACACCATCCAGAAAACAGGTCACGCCTTCTACACCAAACCAATCCGTTTCAAAGATCTTCCAAACGGCACCGTTTCTTCCTTCTCCACAACTTTTGTCTTTGCCATCCATTCCGAGATCCCGAGCCTTAGCGGCTACGGCATGGCATTCGTCGTGGCTCCTAACCCAAGGCTCCGTTACGCGACCGCAAGTCAGTACATGGGTCTCTTCAACATCACAAGCGACGGTAATGTCACAAACCACGTGTTCGCTATAGAGTTCGACACGATCCAGAGTCCAAAGTTCAGTGATACCGACGATAACCATGTTGGAATAGATATCAACAGCTTGATATCTGTGGAGAGTTCGCCAGCTGGGTACTGGGACATAAAAGGCCAGTTCAAGAATCTTACTTTGATAAGTCGCAAACGGATGCAGGTTTGGGTTGATTATGATACTCACACCCATCAGATCGATGTAACAATGGCTCCGTTCAGAAATGACAAACCTAACAAACCGCTTGTTTCTGTCGTCAGAGATCTTTCTTCGGTTCTTTTGCAAGATATGTTCGTAGGTTTCTCTTCTGCCACCGGTTCCATTCTGTCCGAACATTATGTTCTCGGGTGGAGTTTCCGGGTGAAGGGGAATGCTCCACCGTTGGACTTGTCAAAACTTCCCAAACTTCCGAGGTGGGAGCGGAAAAGAATATACAACATCTTCAAGACTTGGATGCCGTCGGTTTGCATATTTTTGATTCCCTTCTTGTTTATTTCCACGATCATCATACTCGTCCGCTTCGTCGTGAAGAGGAGGAGAAAGTTTAAGGAGGAGCTCGAAGATTGGGAAACAAGGCTTGGGAAGAACCGAATGAAGTTCAAGGACTTGTATTACGCGACCGAAGGGTTTGATGAGAAGGACGTTCTTGGATCCGGTGGGTTTGGAACTGTGTACAGAGGTGTCATGCTGAAGACAAAGAAAGAGATCGCTGTGAAAAGAGTCTCGAGCAAATCCCATCAAGGGCTGAAAGAGTTTGTGTCTGAGGTAGTGAGTATCGGTCGGATGAGTCATCGGAACTTAGTCCCTCTCCTGGGTTATTGCCGCAGGAGAGACGAGCTTCTTCTGGTGTACGAGTACATGCCTAATGGAAGCTTAGACAAGTATCTGCATGATAGTCCAGAGGTAACTCTGGACTGGAAACGGAGGATTAAAGTCATCAAAGGTGTGGCATCCGCCTTATTCTACCTTCACGAGGAATGGGAACAAGTGGTGATTCACCGTGACATCAAAGCCAGCAACGTCTTGTTAGACTCGGAGTATAATGGGAGACTCGGGGATTTTGGTTTAGCTCGATTGTGCGGTCACGGGTCAGACCCTCAAACCACGCTAGTTGCTGGAACATGGGGATACCTAGCCCCTGATCATGTCAGGACAGGACGGGCCACTACCGCTACCGATATTTTTGCGTTTGGGGTGCTCCTACTAGAAGTAGCATGCGGTAGACGTCCTATCGAGATTCAGAACGAGAATGGTGATCAGAGGGTCTTTATCTTGGATTGGGTTTTTGGATTTTGGAATGAGGGGAACATCTTGGACGCCAAGGACACGAAGCTAGGGACGGAATATGACCGAACAGAGGTCGAAATGGTTTTGAAGCTAGGTTTGTTGTGCTCACACTCCAACCCACATGCTAGACCAACTATGAGACAAGTGTTACATTATCTCATGGGGGATGCAACATTACCAGATTTGTCGCCTTCGGACTTGCGTGGGAACGAGATGATGAGGTTGGAAATCCACCAGGGACTTAGCGAGACAGGCATGTTTACATGTGGGTCTTCGATGGTTAATTCTATAGTCTCCGCTTCCAGTGGGAGGTGA
- the LOC103858763 gene encoding L-type lectin-domain containing receptor kinase IV.4, which produces MFLKLLIIVFFFFFFFFSILSQSLQPSSQNLEFTFNGFYPPLRDISVQGISSVTSKGVLKLTNFTTTDSGHAFYSKQIRFRDSPNDTVSSFSTTFVFVIRPLVPGIGAEGMAFVIAPNFSLPTAAPSKDLGLSNIINNGNDTHHVFAVEFDTVQDPLDDPDNNHVGIDINSLKSVKTSPAGYWYDNDQFKKLTLVSGKPMQVWVDYDGRTHRINVTMAPFRKEKPEKALVSIVRDLSSVLLQDMFVGFSSATGTILSEHFVLGWSFRVKREAPLLDLSKLPKVKQRSWMTWLALMFVFLLLFTIFCLIPWLVICSPICLVRCILRRRRKFAEEIEDWETEFSKNRMKFKDLYYATKGFKDKGLLGRGGFGSVYKGVMPKTNKEIAVKRVSNKSQQGLKEFVAEIASIGRMSHRNLVPLLGYCRRKDDLLLVYDYMPNGSLDKYLHSSPEVALDWNQRIKIIKGVASALFFLHEDWEQVVIHRDVKSSNVLLDSEHNGRLGDFGLARLCGHGTEPDTTNVAGTWGYLAPDHVRTGRATTATDVFAFGVLLLEVACGRRPIEVQDSVSGERVFLVDWVFQFWIDGNILGAKDPNLWYDYEVGETEMVLKLGLLCSQSDPENRPTMRQVLHYLRGDVMLPNLSPSDLRGSERLLGIPEVGFSESSLSTGGSSITNSLQSGGR; this is translated from the coding sequence ATGTTCCTCAAACTACtcatcatcgtcttcttcttcttcttcttcttcttcagcatACTCTCGCAATCCCTACAACCTTCATCCCAAAACCTCGAGTTCACCTTCAATGGCTTCTATCCTCCGTTGAGGGACATATCCGTCCAAGGAATTTCCAGCGTCACATCCAAAGGTGTCCTGAAGCTAACCAACTTTACTACCACGGACAGCGGTCACGCCTTCTATAGTAAACAAATCCGGTTCAGAGATTCACCAAACGACACCGTTTCTTCCTTTTCTACAACCTTTGTCTTCGTTATCCGCCCTTTAGTCCCGGGCATTGGCGCTGAGGGCATGGCCTTCGTCATTGCTCCTAACTTTAGCCTCCCAACTGCAGCTCCCAGCAAAGACCTAGGTCTCTCTAACATCATAAACAACGGTAATGATACACATCATGTATTCGCTGTTGAATTTGACACGGTCCAAGATCCCTTAGACGATCCCGACAACAACCATGTCGGAATCGATATCAATAGCTTGAAGTCAGTGAAAACTTCACCGGCTGGGTACTGGTACGATAATGATCAGTTTAAGAAGCTGACTTTGGTGAGTGGTAAGCCAATGCAGGTTTGGGTCGATTACGATGGTCGTACCCATCGGATCAACGTAACGATGGCTCCATTTAGAAAGGAAAAACCTGAAAAAGCGCTTGTATCTATTGTCCGAGATCTATCCTCGGTTCTTTTGCAAGATATGTTCGTAGGTTTCTCGTCTGCTACCGGTACTATTTTGTCGGAACATTTTGTTCTTGGGTGGAGTTTCCGAGTAAAGAGAGAAGCTCCGTTGTTGGACTTATCGAAACTTCCAAAGGTGAAGCAAAGGAGCTGGATGACATGGTTGGCCCTCATGTTTGTCTTCCTCCTTTTATTTACCATCTTTTGTCTCATCCCCTGGTTGGTTATTTGCTCCCCCATATGCCTCGTGCGCTGCATcttgaggaggaggagaaagtTCGCGGAGGAGATTGAAGATTGGGAAACAGAGTTCTCCAAGAACCGTATGAAGTTCAAGGACTTGTACTACGCCACCAAAGGGTTCAAAGATAAGGGCCTTCTCGGAAGAGGGGGCTTTGGGAGCGTTTACAAAGGTGTTATGCCTAAGACGAATAAGGAGATCGCCGTGAAGAGAGTCTCGAACAAATCCCAGCAAGGGTTGAAAGAGTTTGTCGCTGAGATCGCGAGTATTGGTCGAATGAGTCATCGGAACTTGGTCCCTCTCTTGGGTTATTGCCGCCGGAAGGATGATCTTCTTCTGGTGTACGATTACATGCCTAATGGAAGTTTAGACAAGTATTTGCACAGTAGTCCGGAGGTAGCTCTCGACTGGAACCAGAGGATTAAGATCATTAAAGGTGTGGCCTCTGCCTTATTCTTTCTTCACGAGGATTGGGAGCAAGTGGTGATTCACCGTGATGTAAAATCCAGCAACGTCTTGTTAGACTCGGAGCACAATGGGAGACTTGGAGATTTCGGTTTAGCTCGGTTGTGTGGTCACGGTACGGAACCTGACACCACGAACGTCGCAGGAACATGGGGCTATCTAGCCCCCGATCACGTCAGGACAGGACGGGCCACAACCGCTACCGATGTTTTTGCGTTTGGGGTGCTCTTACTAGAAGTGGCGTGCGGGAGACGTCCTATCGAGGTTCAGGACAGCGTGAGTGGTGAGAGGGTGTTTCTCGTTGATTgggtttttcagttttggatAGACGGAAACATCTTGGGTGCCAAGGATCCAAATCTATGGTATGATTATGAAGTAGGAGAGACCGAAATGGTATTGAAGCTAGGTTTGTTGTGCTCACAGTCTGATCCAGAGAATAGACCAACTATGAGACAGGTGCTACATTATCTTAGGGGAGATGTAATGTTACCAAATCTGTCACCGTCGGACTTGCGTGGAAGCGAGAGATTGTTGGGAATTCCAGAAGTGGGATTTAGTGAATCAAGCTTGTCTACCGGTGGATCTTCGATTACTAACTCTCTACAGTCTGGTGGGAGGTGA